Proteins encoded within one genomic window of Ranitomeya variabilis isolate aRanVar5 chromosome 4, aRanVar5.hap1, whole genome shotgun sequence:
- the LOC143767879 gene encoding uncharacterized protein LOC143767879 codes for MTSANMATIGECDQGDALQIINLSNHILSAHESSVLSKGLTFSPVPQMDKFTLIKDLFLFCRKIVLQVLHNKSYITPFSDQTEQRVFQDLMDLLHEGEEDTATCTGASVIYQRFISFHFIFARHYFGSRNFYLQVSGVAMGARCAPALANLFLGWWESTVVYKSAWFHSKLY; via the exons ATGACTTCCGCTAATATGGCGACTATAGGTGAGTGTGACCAAGGAGATGCCTTACAAATTATCAACTTGTCTAACCATATTTTGTCGGCACACGAGAGTTCGGTCCTTTCTAAAGGCCTAACATTTTCACCGGTTCCACAGATGGATAAATTCACCTTAATCAAGgatctttttttgttttgtaggAAAATTGTGTTACAGGTTCTTCATAATAAATCTTATATTACTCCATTTTCTGATCAGACCGAACAGAGAGTCTTTCAGGACCTTATGGATTTGCTGCATGAAGGAGAGGAAGATACGG CCActtgtactggagcttccgtcattTATCAAAGATTCATCTCATTTCATTTCATCTTTGCAAGACATTACTTTGGCTCAAG GAATTTTTATTTACAAGTGTCCGGCGTCGCCATGGGGGCACGCTGTGCCCCAGCCCTGGCAAACCTGTTCTTGGGGTGGTGGGAGTCCACTGTCGTCTATAAGTCCGCATGGTTTCATTCCAAG CTTTATTAA